In Labilibaculum sp. DW002, the genomic window TCTCGATTTAGTCTCTCTAAATATTCTATTCCTTCTCTTTGCTATTGTAAAGATAACAACTTCGTAGCACAGATTCAAACGTGAAACTAATATTAGTCAAAAAACACAATAACAATAAATCAATCGTTTAACTATTTGTTTCATTACTCTTTTTACTAATAATAATTGCCAATTCTGCCGCAATATTATTAAGTAAACTTCTTTCTTCCGTAAAAAAGGGGCCCTCGTTCATATCTGGACATTTTTCAGTATAAATAACTTCTACGACTCCACATTTTTCTTTTTCAACAATAATATCAGCTACAAGTTTATGCTCACAACTAGTTATAGGAGTATTTGAATAGTCAATGCCATTTAGTGTAATTCGAGCTTGTGTTATTTCTGGGTATTGCCAAGCAGGTGGTATTAGTTTAATAATCTGATGTATACTATCTTTCAGTGAAATTGAACTTTGTTTAGTAATATTTGACATCTCATACAAGAAAGCTAACTCTTTTACACGTTCCAGTAAAAGTGCTTGTGTATACTGGTTAATAAGAATGGCACTTAAAGTTTGAGCAAATTCTTCGAATAAATTAGTACCTAAACTCGAAAATAACTCTCGCTTAATATTTTTAAGTTGCACAAGCCCAACTCTTTCATTTCCATATAAAAATGGGATAATTAAAAGTGAGCAACTACTCTTTGGCTTCAGAAGATTATTATTTTCAACTAAGCCCAATTTCCTACGATAAGGAATGGAGAAATTATTAAAATCTATGGTCCAAAACGTTCCTTTTTCAGTAAAAAAAGTTGAAGTAGGATCGAAATTATTAGTTAATATTGGTTCCCAAAGAATTGTAGTTTCGTCTTCAGGCAGATGGTGTAATAAGTCATTTAAACTTATGATTTTGTATTCAAAACTATCCTTAGTGCAATGTACAAATTCGAATTGGGATTTATTTTCCCGTTTGTGAAATAAAAGCGTTAGTTCTGAAAACTTTAACGAGTCAATAAGAATATTCGACATTTCGTTCAGAAAAATAGACCTTGGTATCTCACGATTAGCAATTTTTAATATTTCATAAGATAAAGTTGGAAGGATATTTTTCATTTTGATAATTTAAATAAATGCATAGGCTATACTTTTGGCAAAGATATTAAATGGTTGCAATTATTAAAGAACCTTACCTCAATCTTAAATAAAATCGATATCTCCTAGCAATCTCAATAGATTAACATGCCGTTTTTCCTTTCATTAGAACAAATACTGGATAAATCGCTCCATTATGTGCCACCCATTTCGGAGCAAAGTGTGCCACTGATATCGGTTCAAGTTGTGCCAGTATAATACTGGCATAATTTTGAAAGTATATCGGTCGAACTTGTGCCACCAAAAGAATGATTTCTATCTTATTTCTGTATACACTAATCACTACAGAAATATGGCTGCCAAAAGGATAGAAATTATGGACATACGTCAATTACTACTATTAAAGATCAAAGGAGAGAGTAATCGTTCTTGCTCTAAAATTTTAAGTATTCACCGCAATACTATTGATCCCTATATTAGGCTATTAAATGCCTGTGAACTTAGCTATACTGAGCTGTTAGATTTTTCAGATGTCGATTTATTAGAACTATTTCCAATTAGCTCAAACTCTGATACTGATCGTTATCAGATTCTTATTCAATATTTCCCCTATTTCAAAAAAGAGTTGATGCGACCTGGATCAACACGAGAAGTTTTGTGGCGTGAGTATTTACAAAGCATCCTCAATAGAATCAGCAGAGATAGCATTATCTAAGGCAGAAAATAAATGGAAGGATAAATATGCGGTAGCCTTCAAATCCTGGAGAACAAATTGGTATAAGCTATCTGCATTTTATGGCTTCTCTAAAGATATCCGACGAATAATGTACACCACCAATGCTATTGAAGGCATTCATCGCCAAATGAGATCTGTCACAAAAACTAAAGGCGCTTTTACTTCAGAAATGGGTCTGAAAAAATTAATTTACCTTAGAATAAAAGTGATAACAAAAGGCTGGAAAGGAAAACAACCTAACTGGGGACTTGTATTAGCCCAGTTAGAAATAAAATTTGAGAAGAGAATAGCTAGATATGATTGAGTATTTTCAAGATAAAAGCGAAGGTACTCATCTTACCAGAACCTGTCAAGACCAAGACAAGCGATCTGCCGCAGGCGCAACACAGATCGATCTTGACTGAACCTGTTAAGATAACTTAAGGGCTTTTAATAGAAAACACTAAAAAAATTGGTCAGACACAGTTCCATGAATATATCCCGTTTAGACGGATAAATAGGTCGTCTCTGGTTGTGAAAAAGCTCTTATGCCCTTAAAACAGTGGGTTTACAGATAATCATACCCGACCGTAAGCTACTTATAAGACGGATAAATAAAACCAATCAATATTTCATCGGCTCAGATTTCAATTATCAATGAAGGCCTTAAAGTAATCTGATACAGAATATTAATTGAGATAGAAGCCCCAATAGAGCCCAATCCAAAACACTCAACTCATTGACTACCTGCTACTTATAATACTTTAAATGAGTGAATATACCCTTATTTGTCCCCCTTATTAATATTAGTTGATTATAGGATTTAACGGTAAATTGTATGAGTAGATAAGGGGAATTTCACCCAAAACCTCTCACAGAACCGTACGTGATAGTCTCCCATCATACGGCTCTTGTTATACAAATCAATGCTAATTTAACTAGAATATCCAACTTGCCAATGGTAAAATAAATAAGGATACTGTTTCCTTACTCGACCTAACCATTAGTAGGCTTTGGTTAAACTTGTTCTATAGCGTTTATACCGTTTTCTTGCCCATCGCACAATACGTTTTCGTAATAATTGAAAGACTTTTGAGAGTTCATCCTCTAAAACGGCCATAGTAATTAACCCATCATCGAATCATTGGATTCAGA contains:
- a CDS encoding transposase — encoded protein: MSIYKASSIESAEIALSKAENKWKDKYAVAFKSWRTNWYKLSAFYGFSKDIRRIMYTTNAIEGIHRQMRSVTKTKGAFTSEMGLKKLIYLRIKVITKGWKGKQPNWGLVLAQLEIKFEKRIARYD